The DNA window GGTGATCTCGTCGAACCCGGCGACCACGACGGGCCCTGGGCTGACCGAGTAGCACGCCAGCCAGACCGCTACGGCGGTCTGCACCACCTGGTCGGTCAGCGCGGGGTGCACTGCCATGGCTCCCGCCGAGACCTGCGCGGTTTCGTGTGTGTGTACAAAGGACAGTCCGAGGTCCTCGTCGGGGTGGATCCGGATCCGGTCGATCGCGGTGAACGCGGGCCCGTGGAAGACGTTGTGCCGTTCGCGGAAGGTGTGGTGCAGATCGGCGGGAGCGGTGTCGTGCCAGCCCTCCGGCGCGCGTTCGGCCTCGGTCAGCGGTGGCGGGCACGGGTGCTCGGCCGGGGTCACGGTGCCGCGGGCGTGCACGGTCACCTCGCCTTCGCCGACGGAGACGACTTCGACCTCGGCGGTGTCGCCGTCGCGGGTCAAGCGGGTCGTGACGACGGGCTCGGGGTCCAACAGCAGCGGGGCCGCCAGTGCCACGTCGCGGGCGGTCACCTGGTCGGTGCCGAACACCCGGCGGCCTGCGGCGAGCAGCATCTCGCCGAACGCGGTGCCCGGCAGCACCGGCACGTCGGCGACCCGGTGATCGGCGAGCCAGGGCAGGCGGTCCGGGCCGATCGGGGTCTGCCACGAGTGCCGGTCGGGCCGGTCGGGATCCTGGACGTGCCCGCCAAGCAACGGATGCTCCGCCGCCGCGGGCAGCGCGGGAGCGACCAGCCGGTACGGCGCCTGCTCGCCGCCGAACCGGGTGCGGTGCCACGCGGTGCCGGGCACGTCGACGAGGTGCCCTCGGCCGTAGCGGCGGGCGAAGTCGATGCCGTCGTACCCCGCCACGTGCAGCGCCGCGATATTGGCCAGCAGCGCGCGCTGATCGTCTTCGGGCTGCCGCAACGTACCCACGGCCGCCACGTCGGACACGTGCAGGTGCGCCGCGGTGTCCAGGATGGGGCGCACGGCAAGCGGATGGGCCGGGCACTCCACGAACACGCGGTGCCCCGCCGACAGCGCGCTGCTCACCGCGGCGTCGAAACGCACCGGGTCACGCTGGTTGCGCACCCAGTACTCGCCGTCCAGCGCACCGTACGCTTCCGGATCCGTGCTGACCGTGGAAAAGAACGGAATACGGGGATGCGCCGGTGCGATGTCGGCGAGCGCGGTCCGCAGCTCGTCGAGGATCGGGTCGACCTGCGGCGAGTGCGAGGCCACGTCGACATCGATCAGCTTCGCGACCACCCCGTCGTCCTCCAGCTCTTCGACGAGCTCGGCGATCTGCTCCGCATCGCCCGAGACCGTGGTGATCGACGGGGAGGTCAGCACGCCCAGCGACACCCCGTCCGCCCCCGCGGCCTCGATCGCCTCCCGCACCTGGTCCGCGCCGGTCATCACCGAGGCCATCGCGCCACCGGAAATCGTGGCCAGCAAAGCGGAACGACGGCAGATCACCTTGGCGCCGTCAGCCGCGCTGAGGCCGCCCGCTACGACGAGCGCGGCCACCTCACCCAGGGACTGGCCGATGACCGCCGCGGGTTCGACGCCCCACGACCGCCACACCGCGGCCAAGGCCACCTGCACGGCGAACAGCGTCGGCTGGATCTTGTCCACACCCACCACGAGGTCGGGCTGTTCGATCATCTCCCGCACCGAGAAACCCGCTTCCGCGGCGATGAGCGGTTCCAGTTCCGCGATGGCCTCGGCGAACACCGGTTCGTTTTCCAGCAGCCCCTGGCACATCCCCGGCCGTTGTGAACCCTGGCCGGTGAACACGAAAACCGGCCCGGCGTGCTCCGGGGGAAGCACCGGCGAACCGGACACCAGCGAGTCGTCGTCCTCGTCCGCGGCGAACCGGCCCGCCTTGTCCGCGAGTTCCCGGCTATCGCGGGCGGTGACGCACAGCCGGTGGTCCCACGGCGAGCGGCGCGAGGTCAGCGTGTGGGCGAGGTCGAGCAGATCGGTGCCGGAACCGGGCCCGTCCAGCCACTCCTGGAGCCGGGATGCGGTCAGCCGCAGCGATTCCGGGGACGTGCCGGACAACGGAACACCCGTACGACGTCCTCTGTGGACGGTCGCTTGCTCGCGGCGCGCTTCGGCAGGGGCGCGGATTCGAGCACGACGTGGGCGTTGGTGCCCGTGACACCGTAGGAACACGCCGCCGCGAACCGGCGTTCCCCGTCCACCGGCCACTCCGTCGGCTCTTCGGGGACGAACAGCCGCGAACCGTCGTCGCGGGGGATGGCCGGATTCCACTCGTCGAAGACCGCGTTCGGCGCGATCACACCCCGCCGCAGGCATTCCACGGCCTTGATGACCCCGGCGATCCCCGACACCGGTTCCGAATGCCCGATGTTCGTCTTCACCGACCCCAGCGCGCACCGACCCTTTCCGCGCCCGTACACGGCGTTGACCGAGGTGTACTCGACGGGATCACCCACCGCGGTACCCGGTCCGTGCGCTTCGACCAGGCCCACCTCGCCGGGATCGATACCCGCACTGTCCACAGCGGCACGGAAGAGCTGCTGCTGCAACGCGCTCGACGGCGCGGTCAACCGGGTGGCCTGCCCGTCGTTGTTCACCGCGCTGCCCCGGATCACCGCCAGAACCCGGTCCTCGTCGCGTATCGCGTCGGAAAGCCGTTTGAGGACCAGCATGCCCGCACCCTCACCGCGCACATAACCGTCGGCGCGCGCGTCGAAGGCGTAGCAGCCGCCGCGTTCGGACAACAGCAACGGCGCTTCGTGGAAATGCGTTTCCGGCGACAACATCAACAACGTCGCACCCGCCAACGCCGTGTCGCAGTCCCCGAGGGTCAACGCCCCGCACGCGGTGTCCAGCGCGACCAAACCCGACGAGCAGTGCGTGCTGATCACCATCACCGGGCCCCGCAGGTCCATCGAGAACGCGACCCGACCCGCCGCCCCCGCGGTGAAATTCCCGAACAGATAAGGACTGTTCGGAGCGTCCTGCACCGGCCGGGCTTCACGGAAGAGGTTGTCCGGCGCATATGTGCCCGCATAGACGCCGGTCCGCGACCCCCGTAAGCGGTCCACCGGAATCCCCGCGTGCTCGACCGCCTCCCACGCCACTTCCATCAGCACCCGGAACTGCGGATCCACCCAGTCCCGCTCCAACGGCGCCACCGAAAAGGCCTCCGGGTCCCATGCCCACATGTCGCCGTCCAGGAAGCACCCCCGTCCGGCGCGCAACGCCACCTCCGGACTGTGCAGCGCGCCGAGCCGGGCGGAATCCCACCTCTCCGGCGGCACCGGCCCCATCGTCCGCCGCCTTTCCGCCGCCAGCCGCCACAAACCGCCCGGGGTTTCCACCCCGCCAGGGAAACGGCACCCCATGCCGATTATCGCGATCGGCTCCGAAGCTGACGCGCTCACAACACACTCCTTAAGGAATAACACAAAACGTATGATTAAATACAGCTCAGGAATGCTCGCTGGAAACAGAGTTCAGTTTCATTCTTGAGTGCGGGGAAACGAGGTTTTGACTCTTTGTTAAAACGTCGGTGAGTGCTTTCGTCGCGACAGGTACCCGGTAGCCGGTACGGCGAAACGCCGCCAAGGGAAACTGGGTCGAAGAATTGATCTTCGATTGGCGGTGAAGTGGTGACGATGAGTGAAAGAGAATCCCGTTCACCGGAAATTTCGGGGGTGTGGAACGATCATTGTCGGCCATGTGCCTGATCGGAAAAGGTCAACAACTACGCGCCGGGACCACCGCGGTCCACGCGGGTGAACCTTGGCGCCGGTGTTACCGCGACGGCGGAAGAGCCCGGTCGCGGATGATGTGGGTCTTCCGCCTCTGTGGGTGTGCATGGCCGCATCGACGCTGAAGTGGGTAACCGGTCATCGGCTTCGGGGGCGGTACGGACTCCGTGGTCGGTCCCTCGTCTCCGGTGCGGTCACTTCTCGCAGATATTGATCAACCCGACACGACTGACCGCGGTCACAACCCGCGAACATCTGCGGTCGATTCACCCCCGTCACAATCAACTCGCACCGATTCGGGGCCCGAATCCCGTTCAGCACCACCTGACCGGGGGCGAGTCACCCCCCCGCTCTGACCCGCCGTCACCACCAGCGACAACGGCTTCTGGCCCTGCTCGACGACCAGGTGAAACTTGGTGGCCCAGCCACCGCGCGAGCATCCCAACCCGTTGAAGCAGCACTAGACGACGTTGCGGCCCTGTTGCTCTGCACCGAATTCGATCGGCCAACCATGTGCCCAACCTCCCGGGTCAGTACACGGACCGCGCGACCGTGACGTTCGGTAGCCTATATGCACTCTGCATGGTTCAATGCGGTATGCGCGATCTGCGGGTGGCGAATCTTCTGGGGGCGACCGCACTGGCGGTGACCGACCTGGTCGCCGAGTTACCGGGTGCCGCGACAGGGCTCAGCGTGCGGAGATCGGCGGCCCTGGTCACGCTCTCGGCCAGTCCGGACATCAGCGTGAGCGAGCTGGGGCGCCGGGTCGGGTTGACGCAGTCGGCCACGGTGAGACTGGTCGACACGTTGGAGGGCGACGGCCTGGTAGCGAGGTCTCGGGACCGATTCAATCCCAAGTCGGTGACCGTCGCTGTCACTGCCACCGGCGAGGCGATGGCGGGGCAGGTGCTGCGAGAACGAACCGTGGGCCTGGCCGACGTGGTGGATTCGTTGGATCCGGTGGACCAGCGGATCCTCGGCCCGTTGCTGAGCAAGCTGTTGTTCCGCTTGTACCAGCAGCGTGGACGAGCGCAGCACATGTGCCGGTTGTGTGACCGGAATGCGTGTAACACCGCAGCCGAGGTGTGTCCGGTGGGGGAAGCGGAGCGGCGGAGCCAGGACCTGGCGGCGCACGGTGATCCGGCGTGAGTCGCACGCGAATGCTCTGGCTGGTCACCGGGCTCGCCATGGTCGCCGCGGTGGCGTCGGGCTTCTCCCGGTTCGCCTACGGCCTGGTGCTGCCGGCGATGCGGTCGGCCCTGGCGTGGTCCTACACCACCGCCGGCGCGATCAACACGGTGAGTTCGGTGGGGTACCTCGCCGGCGCCGCCGTTGCCGCCCCGCTGGCCACCCGCGTCGGCGAGCGGCGGCTCGTGATCGTCGGTACCGCCATCACGGCGGCCACGGTGCTGGCCACTGCCGCCAGTGGGAACCTCGTGGTGATCGGCGTACTACGAGCACTGGGCGGTGCCAGCGCGGCCACTTCGTTCGTAGGAGGCGCCGCGATGGTGGCGCGGCTCAACAGTGCCGCCTCTGCGCGCTGGAAGGCGATGACCTTCGGGATCTACTTCGGTGTCGGCGGTGGACTGGGCATGGTCGTCCCCGGCGTTGTCGTGCCCTTCGTTCTGGCGCACGCTCCATGGTCGATGGCGTGGGTGGCGCTGGGGCTCGTGTCTTTGGTGGCGTTCGTGCTTTCCGCCGTTGCCACTGCCGCGGTTCGCCCCGCCCAGCCGGTCCCGCAGGATCAAGATCGCACCCGCCGCGGTTGGCTGATCCGCGAGATCACTCCGCTGCTGCTGGCCTACGGGCTGTTCGGCGCGGGCTACATCGTGTACATGACCTTCATCGTCACCTACCTCGACCAACGCGGCATGGGACAAGGGGAGATCGGGGCTTTCTGGGTACTGCTCGGCCTCGCTGCGATGGTGAGCGGATTCGCCTGGAGCCCGGTCTTGAGTCGTACTTCCGGCGGACGTGGCCCTGCGCTGACCCTGGTGACCGGCACAGTCGGCACTCTGTTCCCTCTTCTTTCCGATGCTCCCGCTGTCTCCTACCTGTCGGCGACGTTGTTCGGATTTTCCTTCCTGGCGACGGTGAGCGCGATCACTTCGTGCGCACAGGACGTGCTCGCGCCCCGGTACTGGACCAGTGCGATAGCTGTGCTGACGGTGGTGTTCTCGCTGGGCCAGTCGGTTGGCCCGGTCCTGTCGGGCATGGTGTCCGATGGTGGACGAGGCGTCCGGATCGGCCTGCTCATCGGTGCGATGTTCCTCGTCGTGAGCACCGTAGTGGTGCTGTTCCAGCGCGCGGAGCCCCGCGGAGACCGGGTCGAACGACGGCAGGCTCTCAACGGTGTGCTTGCTCGCAAAACCGGTTCCACCGTCGCGAAAAAGGGCTGAACCCTCAGACCCAGCCCTTGCGGTCGGGATGACAGGATTCGAACTCGCGACCCTCAGCTCTCAAAGCGGGAGCGGCTGAGCGCAGCGCTACCCCAGTGGAACTGCTGGTGGGCCGCGAGCGAAATCCGCAAATCGGAGGGGCGTAGGTCGATCATGTGCGCCACCGTCACGGGAGTTCCCCGCTGAACCGATACCGAATGTGCGAAGCGAGGCGACGTGGCTGTCACGTACGTGCTGGCGCGCGGTTGGAGCTGTCGTTCAACTGGTGGACGTGCCACCTTCAGTTGGCTCCGCTCCGCCGGTGCGACGTCTCCGGGCACCTCGACGTACGAGTGCCACTCGCGGATTGCTGGCGAGCACTTGCACGAGTACGCGAGCTGCGACCGCTCCGCGCTCCCCGTAGTTGTCTTATCACCCGCGACGTGTCCGGGCGGGTTGGCGCGGATCATGTCGAAGGGTTCACCGAGTGCGGTGGCCGTTGTGGTTAAAGGGTTCGGACAGTAATGCTGGGGCGGCCGCACGAGGCTATTTGCGCCTTCTCTTGCGTTCGTATTCAGCATGAGCTGCGCGGCATGATTCGCATCGACACCGATGTTTGGCATATCTAGAGTTATTGCCGTGCGGGGAAGGATTCTGATCACTTTTTCATTGGTGAGTATGTCGCGTTCGTCGGGTGAGAGGCTGCCTCAGATTCCGCAGGGGTCACGTATTTCCATCGCTTGATCCGACCTTGGCCACGTGTGGCCCGTATCGGGCGGCGAATCACTGGTTCGGCCCATTGCTGTGCGTTTCCCCCGCCGATAAGCAGGAGAAAGGCCATGGTTGAAAACAGGGTCGATCATGAACCGGCAGGGTCTGCGCGGTGGTCCGAGACGCCAGCCATTCGATCAAACGCGCCGTCGGGCTCGGCTCGGCCGTCATGGGGCGTCGAGCGCTCCGATGAAGTCGACGGTGTGCTGGATCAGTGCCGTCGCGTGGTGCCGAGGGTGGCGGTAGCGCGGTGGGAGCGGGGCGAATTTCGCGTGCCGCATTCGATTGGCCCAGGTCCGTGCGATGGCGATCGGGTGCAGTGGATCCTCTTCGTTGCCGAGTACCAGGACGGGGCACCGTACTTTCGCGAGCGATTCGGGCCGGTCGTAGGGAACCGAGGCGGGGACGGTGCGCAGCAGGTCGGCGAGTCGACCCGGGTCGGGTGCCTCGAACGAGGACAGCAAGGCCATGGCCGCCTCAGGAGCGTGGACGTACATGGTCCGGTAGGGCTGGGAAGAGGTGAAGGCGTCCGGGGAAGTGCCGTCGAGGTGGTCGGCGACGGTGCGCAGGACGTCCAGGTTCGGCGGGTGCGGTTCGTGCAGCCACGCCGGCCGGACGCAGATCGCGGCCCGCACGGCGCCGGGGTCCCGCAGCGCCAGGCGCACGGCGACCCCGGCGCCCATCGAAATGCCGAAGACGAGGAAGTCCCTTGGCAGTCGGAGGTGGTCGACGAGGGCGAGGACCTCGTCGGCCATGCTGTCGAAGTCCCGGCCGTCGAGGTCGGGCGCCAGTACGGTCCGGTTGGCGAGCGCCTCGTCCCACGGCAGGCCCAGCACCTGGCGACGATCCGCGCCCAGTCCGTGCAGCAGGACCAGCGGAGTGGTGCCGGGGACCCGGCGGCAGTGGTGGGTCATGCCGGGTCCCGGTGCGACAGCACGAATTCGCGGGCTTGCGGGAGGTCCGACGGCGCCACGTCGTGGATGACGACGGGGACGGGTTCGGGGAGCAGGGCCCATCGGCGGAAGAAGAGGCCGAAGTCGACCAGGCCCGAACCGAGCCCGTGCCGGGGGTGGGAGTCCTTGGCGTGGACGCTCACGATCCGGTGGCCGAGCGTGTCGAACGCTTCGTCGAGGATGTCGGCTTGGTGACCGGCGTTCTCGGGGGTGATCAGGTTTCCCGGGTCGAGGATGACGCCGACCGTGCCGTCGACGTCTCGGAGCAGGCGCCGCGCCGCGCCGGCGCTGTCGATGACGTTGCCGGGGTCCGGTTCCACCCCGAGCCGGACCCCGGCCTCGCGCGCGGCGGGGACGAGTTGCCGCATCGTGGCCAGGAGGTCGGAGTAGGCGCGGGGCGAGGCGTTGTCGGGATGCCAGGCCCATTTGTCCGTGGGGTGGCGGCTTCCCGTGCACAAGCTGATCATCCGCACCCCGAGCGAGGGCGCCTGGTGGATCAGCGCCACGGCCTCGGCGGTGCTCCGGTGCCTGCGGTCCGGATCGGGGTCGATCATGTTGTACGTCGCCGACATGCTCGTGATCGCGACGGCGGCCTGGTCGAAGGCGGCGCGGACGGCAGTCGCCCCTGGCGCGTCGAGTTGGTTCAGGCCCGCGCTGGCGAGGTTGAAGTGCACCTGGCCGAAGCCCGAATCGCTGACGGTGTGCGCGAGGTCGGAGGCGTTCATCGGCGGCCAGGTCCGGCTGAAGACGCCGAGGTCGTCCTCGGTGAGAATGTGGGGCATGCGGGCCTACGCGCTACGGGCCGCGTCGATGAACCGGCGCGCGCGGTCGGGGTCGACGGGATTCCAGGTGTGCCCGTCGACCTTGAGGTCGCTGCCGACCACGCAGCCGTCCGCGTGGGGGAGGTAGCCGGCGATCGTCGCGGCTTTGGCGCCGGTGTTGAGCAGCACGGGGAGGTCGGCGGGGACCGCGTCGCGGACGGACGCGACGGTCGAGACCGCCGGTTCGGCCCCGGCCATCGGGCCGGAGACCAGGATCGCGTCGGGCAGGCTGGAGACGGCTGTGGACCGGGCGACGTCCGCGGCGGAGCGCTGGCCGATCGCGGAGGCGAACTCCGGCGTGACGTTCATGAAGATGCCCAGATCCGAGCGGTCCAGCCGGCGCCGCTCCCGCAGGACCTCACCGGCGTCCGGGCTCCACAGTCCCATATCGGACTCCCAGGTCCCGGAGACGACCTCGCGCATGAAGCGCGCGTCGGTGGCGACCGAAACCGCGAGCGCGCAGCGCGGATCCCACAAGTAGTCCACCCCGTACGGTCGGTCTGTCGGGTGGGCGTGCGCGACGACCCTGCTGAGTGCCGCGGCATCGGCCAAGCCCGCGTTCAGGCGGTACGGCCGATCGTTTTCGTTGCAGAACAGGATCGCGTCGAAACCGGCGTCGCACAGGACTTCGACGTCCCTTCGCACGGCGTCGAGCAGGCCGTTCATGCCGAGATCGGCGTCGTAGAGCGGTGTCCCCGGCAGAGCCGGTACGTGTGCCATGGCGATGAGGGGTTTCGCGATGCCGGGGAAGATGTCGGTGAAACGTCCCATCGGGACCTCCGAATGCGGTGTCGAGGAAGGGGTGTCGAGGAAGGGGGAATCAGGCCGCGGCCTTGTGCACGGCTTCGACCAGTTCCAGCGCGGCGACACCGTCGTCGATGCCGGGCTGCGGGTCGGTGTCGTCGCGGATGGCGTCGGCGAACGCCTCGAGCTGCCGCCGGTACGGGTCGCGGTACCCGAATTCGGGCCGCGTGGACGTGCCGGCCGGCTCGTCGAACAGCGTCACGGCACTGACGTCGCGGGTGAACGGAAACGGCACCGCGATCCTCAGGTGACCGCGGTCGCCGTAGATGTCGAACCCTTCGGTCCAGCGGCCGTGCACGCTCGCGGTGACCTCGAAGGCGGCCACCCCGGCCCCGGAGCGCAGCCTGCCCAGGCCGTGCCAGCTGTGGTCTTCACCGGCCACGGCCAGTTCCGCGGAGGTGACCTCGATGTCCCCGACGAGATAGCGCAGCAGGTCGAAGGTGTGCACGGCGTGCGTGCGGAGTAGGTGCTCGGTCCGGCGCGTCCGCTTGAACTCGGCCTCCCGCTGCCGCACCTCGGGATCGATCGCCATCGCGGGGAACAACGCGTCCTCGGTCGGTGGGCGAAGCGCCGACATGACCCGGTACCAGGCGCTGACCGTGTACACGTCGCCGATGCGCCCGTCCGCGACGGCCTCGGCCGCGTACTGCAGCCCGGGGTCGTGGCGCTTCATGCTCGCCACCTGGAACTTCCGGCCGGATCGGACCACGAGTTCGCGCAGCCGGTGTGCCTCGTCGGCGGTCGCGGCGGCCGGTTTCTCGACGAGCACGTGCCGGCCCGCCGCGAGGGCGGCACCGCTGAT is part of the Amycolatopsis sp. CA-230715 genome and encodes:
- a CDS encoding BtpA/SgcQ family protein, with the protein product MGRFTDIFPGIAKPLIAMAHVPALPGTPLYDADLGMNGLLDAVRRDVEVLCDAGFDAILFCNENDRPYRLNAGLADAAALSRVVAHAHPTDRPYGVDYLWDPRCALAVSVATDARFMREVVSGTWESDMGLWSPDAGEVLRERRRLDRSDLGIFMNVTPEFASAIGQRSAADVARSTAVSSLPDAILVSGPMAGAEPAVSTVASVRDAVPADLPVLLNTGAKAATIAGYLPHADGCVVGSDLKVDGHTWNPVDPDRARRFIDAARSA
- a CDS encoding sugar phosphate isomerase/epimerase family protein, yielding MPHILTEDDLGVFSRTWPPMNASDLAHTVSDSGFGQVHFNLASAGLNQLDAPGATAVRAAFDQAAVAITSMSATYNMIDPDPDRRHRSTAEAVALIHQAPSLGVRMISLCTGSRHPTDKWAWHPDNASPRAYSDLLATMRQLVPAAREAGVRLGVEPDPGNVIDSAGAARRLLRDVDGTVGVILDPGNLITPENAGHQADILDEAFDTLGHRIVSVHAKDSHPRHGLGSGLVDFGLFFRRWALLPEPVPVVIHDVAPSDLPQAREFVLSHRDPA
- a CDS encoding alpha/beta fold hydrolase, with amino-acid sequence MTHHCRRVPGTTPLVLLHGLGADRRQVLGLPWDEALANRTVLAPDLDGRDFDSMADEVLALVDHLRLPRDFLVFGISMGAGVAVRLALRDPGAVRAAICVRPAWLHEPHPPNLDVLRTVADHLDGTSPDAFTSSQPYRTMYVHAPEAAMALLSSFEAPDPGRLADLLRTVPASVPYDRPESLAKVRCPVLVLGNEEDPLHPIAIARTWANRMRHAKFAPLPPRYRHPRHHATALIQHTVDFIGALDAP
- a CDS encoding YbfB/YjiJ family MFS transporter, with product MLWLVTGLAMVAAVASGFSRFAYGLVLPAMRSALAWSYTTAGAINTVSSVGYLAGAAVAAPLATRVGERRLVIVGTAITAATVLATAASGNLVVIGVLRALGGASAATSFVGGAAMVARLNSAASARWKAMTFGIYFGVGGGLGMVVPGVVVPFVLAHAPWSMAWVALGLVSLVAFVLSAVATAAVRPAQPVPQDQDRTRRGWLIREITPLLLAYGLFGAGYIVYMTFIVTYLDQRGMGQGEIGAFWVLLGLAAMVSGFAWSPVLSRTSGGRGPALTLVTGTVGTLFPLLSDAPAVSYLSATLFGFSFLATVSAITSCAQDVLAPRYWTSAIAVLTVVFSLGQSVGPVLSGMVSDGGRGVRIGLLIGAMFLVVSTVVVLFQRAEPRGDRVERRQALNGVLARKTGSTVAKKG
- a CDS encoding beta-ketoacyl [acyl carrier protein] synthase domain-containing protein, with the translated sequence MSASASEPIAIIGMGCRFPGGVETPGGLWRLAAERRRTMGPVPPERWDSARLGALHSPEVALRAGRGCFLDGDMWAWDPEAFSVAPLERDWVDPQFRVLMEVAWEAVEHAGIPVDRLRGSRTGVYAGTYAPDNLFREARPVQDAPNSPYLFGNFTAGAAGRVAFSMDLRGPVMVISTHCSSGLVALDTACGALTLGDCDTALAGATLLMLSPETHFHEAPLLLSERGGCYAFDARADGYVRGEGAGMLVLKRLSDAIRDEDRVLAVIRGSAVNNDGQATRLTAPSSALQQQLFRAAVDSAGIDPGEVGLVEAHGPGTAVGDPVEYTSVNAVYGRGKGRCALGSVKTNIGHSEPVSGIAGVIKAVECLRRGVIAPNAVFDEWNPAIPRDDGSRLFVPEEPTEWPVDGERRFAAACSYGVTGTNAHVVLESAPLPKRAASKRPSTEDVVRVFRCPARPRNRCG
- a CDS encoding MarR family winged helix-turn-helix transcriptional regulator, with the translated sequence MRDLRVANLLGATALAVTDLVAELPGAATGLSVRRSAALVTLSASPDISVSELGRRVGLTQSATVRLVDTLEGDGLVARSRDRFNPKSVTVAVTATGEAMAGQVLRERTVGLADVVDSLDPVDQRILGPLLSKLLFRLYQQRGRAQHMCRLCDRNACNTAAEVCPVGEAERRSQDLAAHGDPA
- a CDS encoding Gfo/Idh/MocA family protein is translated as MRLHKRNETDQEVRIGLVGCGRIAQAAHLPALAKADGVRLAGVYDPSAHLSGEIGRRYGVPVHPALDDLLAADIDAVLIAVPDRAHFEISGAALAAGRHVLVEKPAAATADEAHRLRELVVRSGRKFQVASMKRHDPGLQYAAEAVADGRIGDVYTVSAWYRVMSALRPPTEDALFPAMAIDPEVRQREAEFKRTRRTEHLLRTHAVHTFDLLRYLVGDIEVTSAELAVAGEDHSWHGLGRLRSGAGVAAFEVTASVHGRWTEGFDIYGDRGHLRIAVPFPFTRDVSAVTLFDEPAGTSTRPEFGYRDPYRRQLEAFADAIRDDTDPQPGIDDGVAALELVEAVHKAAA
- a CDS encoding type I polyketide synthase: MSGTSPESLRLTASRLQEWLDGPGSGTDLLDLAHTLTSRRSPWDHRLCVTARDSRELADKAGRFAADEDDDSLVSGSPVLPPEHAGPVFVFTGQGSQRPGMCQGLLENEPVFAEAIAELEPLIAAEAGFSVREMIEQPDLVVGVDKIQPTLFAVQVALAAVWRSWGVEPAAVIGQSLGEVAALVVAGGLSAADGAKVICRRSALLATISGGAMASVMTGADQVREAIEAAGADGVSLGVLTSPSITTVSGDAEQIAELVEELEDDGVVAKLIDVDVASHSPQVDPILDELRTALADIAPAHPRIPFFSTVSTDPEAYGALDGEYWVRNQRDPVRFDAAVSSALSAGHRVFVECPAHPLAVRPILDTAAHLHVSDVAAVGTLRQPEDDQRALLANIAALHVAGYDGIDFARRYGRGHLVDVPGTAWHRTRFGGEQAPYRLVAPALPAAAEHPLLGGHVQDPDRPDRHSWQTPIGPDRLPWLADHRVADVPVLPGTAFGEMLLAAGRRVFGTDQVTARDVALAAPLLLDPEPVVTTRLTRDGDTAEVEVVSVGEGEVTVHARGTVTPAEHPCPPPLTEAERAPEGWHDTAPADLHHTFRERHNVFHGPAFTAIDRIRIHPDEDLGLSFVHTHETAQVSAGAMAVHPALTDQVVQTAVAVWLACYSVSPGPVVVAGFDEITVYRPTAHTRVVAATVTDADDLGCTASARLATADGTVVAEIRGLRVANITPAVDRFTTRLSRLAWVSEPAPDERHHDGESTWTVITTDEAGWPEELGRELDERTAGCRVLPCSAAIDADTPPDSSGVVLALAGDDRTDDPATTARERIRTVIAILRRLAESPQAPRVWLLARDPGPLSAAAPRAVLRTLAYEHPDLDASYLELDPDRGYGTVVDELLDTGQPITEIALRPDDRRIARVVAGPQPGSRIDAHPRSPIRTSAAYLVTGGLGGLGLCTVEWLARRGAGRVVISGRSAPSDDARAVLDAAKEAGTEIDIVRGDIADPAIAEHAVRRAGEDGLELRGVLHCAGVVEDATLATLDEALIDRVWQGKATGAWTLHQVTGNTDLDFFVLFSSVAALIGSPGQTAYAAANAFLDGLAVQRRREGLPATSIHWGPWSEVGRGRHLAERGFLMISPTDGIDALERILAANLPQIAYSPLDIAQWIAPYPGLSDSALFAEMLTDTGVESEDDIRAELADFEDPGARREHLETFIIDTVRELLGGTSRRITAHTSVVILGLDSLGAVQLQQKLQRALKTEMKPGVIWVKPTAASLAEWLLDHTGLAGQSQP